GACATGTTTCTGCCCGATCTGGACATACGATCGGGCTTATAGGGTACCCTAACTGCGGATATCTTATGAAGGTTTTTGATTAAATAGAGATTAGGACTAGTCGAGTGAAGCAACTAAAATTATTCaacttaaaattattcaaatggaaTGGTCTAAACCCagcaaaaagaaataaaaaattatccctaaacaaaaatttgtaatccttaaaagaagaattttctgtaaaaatttttcattttttatattgaacttgattcaaaaaaaaaaaaagaacttaaaaatattaaggcgCCTTAAAGTTCttaattaatgccacaaaaagtgGTTGTTCGCCCCACAGTGCACACCCCACAGGGGgaattatacatacatatgtacatatgtacatataccaTATACTTACGGTACGTTGAGAAAGTATCTCTGCAGATTCCTTTTGTTCAGCTTCcattcttcctttttttttaaactaaccacgttttttttttttaaccaagCACGTATTTATCTTAGAGAAACCACGTCTTTTCACTTTTACCGCCGAGTGCAGAGTGCGAGCAcatcgacgcattttcgcgaaagtatcgtatgtcgctttttttcgaaattgagattttaatgcaaaattgttaggaacctaatgtctcactaccctgtgaaatattataactgaaaaccctatagttccgataaaaattaagttttaattttgtcttttctatagtgcttcctaagagattaaagcacaaaaaagcttctcctgtaaaatagaatttttcgacatacgatactttcgcgaaaatgcgtcgacATCTACAAACGACAGAAGATGCAGCGAGCTACAAACGTCATGGTCATACTCGGAAAGTCCCAAACTTTTGCAAACATGCCAAATAATCGTCgtaaaaaaaacggccgccattcgcggcgtattattatgaatttatgaattcctcgtcgaagtattaatgcataaataaatgcggaatcctttaaatttatgtttttaacctataatgcttaaaatttttataattattaccaaaaaaaaaattttaattaattttacagcgcaagaaccttgccaccacaaaacatattattttcctaatgctctaaaatttttttagttcaaaaaccagcgaaatgatataaaaataaaattctcattgtgcgaccatactgtcaatgagctggctaatacatttttcaattacaaatttcttcattaaacccgtatttgcccagcagacaaaaacttcgtaaaaaatattaaaatctgaAGTTTTGTGGACCACAGGCGGACAAAACGTCCGATTTTAGACTCAAGAACGATAACAAAGTAAATTACATGTCCTGGGGTTTGTGGCAGCAAAACCTCTCATTTTCGGAGCACGAAATAATAGCGCTTGCGGACGCTGTTGCGAGACCGGAAAAAGTACCGATAGCAGCCCCTTTACAATACCCGAAAGAGTACCGTTAGTGGACCTGTGGCGATACCGGAAAAAGTACCGTCTGCAGCTCCTCGACGATACCCAAAAAAGGACCGCTTGCGGTCTTTTTACGATACGTttcagatacatttttaatatctatttccaactaaattttttttaatttcgggTTTTGATGGGTGATCATCCTACCATAAGAAACTCTATAAATTGCAATACTTTTCAGATTGGTTCCTTTGATGACAGCTGTGCCAGGATCTTGGATGTGTTGAGGAAGTACCGAGTTCGTTTCAATCGCTGAACAAATCCTGAGCCAGAAGGTTTTCCAAGGCGATCTTCTGGATTACGGAATAAAAACATCGAATCCAATAAACAGACACAagaattattttgtaaatatgatcattttttaaataggaTCAGGGCATGGATCCCATCCCTCAAGTGGAGCACACAGTGCGCTCAACGATAGCGGCCAAGGAGAAGAAGAAATTGGTtatacaggcctgctccggtaatcgaaaaattttttcgaattagttttgggcgaaaacgaaccgtttttgtttttagctgcttcggttttcggcaaatttctgctatcggaatgtttcgttttatcatcgtttctcactgctcaagcagctaacttgtgtttttggtaataagcaaacaacgtaaagtactgcctattatatttacaattgccctttttctaagccagaaaaaggcaaaaaatggtagaattacgcaaatctaggcatctaagatgctgccacacttttcacagttttatttccggtggtctcaaataattattttgttaatttggaccatttaagtaattacattaaatagcattaaatataaacaacaatttttgcgctcctttaaagttattaatgtattaatttatattttttaagtatttttaactggctgttttgttccaccaacaatatggcatcCTTGGCAATAACTTTTTGCGATGGACtaatcgacctatcgccaaaacgagaaaactttgtgaacacggcaaaaattttggtgtcaaattttttataaaataactacctgccagaatgatcttgtggtggtgtggaataaacatcaatagaccactgagtaaacagtttttttccttttgtaaataagatatgatttcatataaaatagccatttacttttcattccggccagaaaaagctgcccgtttttcaaatcgaaaaaatctttcgttttggACTACCGGAGCAccatttctcgttttcaaaaacgaaaacaaaaaaattttgctGTATGTTTTGACTAAGTAATTAACAACAATATTCTATCCAAGCAAATCTTTGCGAAGACAGACTCTCTCTTTTGGCAGTGATATAAAAATAGCCCCGTGATAAAAAACTATCGTTAAATTGATACCTCGATATTACAATCAGAGTTCCAAGGCTAGGGGTTTTCCATCTAGATTTAGGAGTTTTTTGATGTACTAGGGGGAATTTTAGGGGGGAAGAATTTTTAGGGTGAAAGTTTAGGGGCTTTTTTAAACTTGTATTAATACTATGTTTTGAAAAAACATTGTAGAATTTATGATCTACCCAACAATTTCAACAACTTTTGAAactttttgtaaacaaaaaggtttcCATGCCGAGTTTTCAGAAAATGTTATCGATGCATATATATGTTTCTTccttatatttatgaaattaactgattttttaaatttggggTGAAAactggattttttagggggaaatttcaacttcttgggattttttagggggagAGCCCAATTttcatctggcaacactgATTACAACTCTATTTCCGCCGAAAAGCCCAATGGCGGCCGTGCATAAGTTTTAAAGTGCCAAaaataaactgaaattaatCCTTGAGAGGAGCTTCATCAGAAGCTGCAGCGGGCTGCGCATGCTCAGCAGCGATGACTCCTCTCTGGTGCCGCTGCTCCTGTTTCCATATTGTGAGTACTTGAAGCCACCTCACCTCTGCAAGAGTCAATATATTTATGCACGAATTTATCGCCCGGATATTGCAGTATCATCTTGCTGCGACGCCTGTTTACGTGGAACTTTCAGCGCAAGCTGAACAAAAATGGCGATAAGCTGGCAAAGCTTAAGGAGAAGAAGCGCGTCCTATTGGAGCAGGTCATTTACAAGGAGACCTATAAGGTAAGACAATCTTTAGTGATgataatgaatatttaatttccattcCGTCTATCGGAACAACAATAACATTAGTAGCACCAGCCTGAACCGCAGCGTCATCAGCTCGCATTCACAGGCGGTGACGTCAGCAACGCCGCCAATGCGCGCCGTGCAAGAGCTAGCGCAGCGCCATGGATGGCATCGTGGACTTTATCGTGCGCGACAGAAACGATTTGCAAGGAGTGTTTTGCCCACAATGGTGCGTTATGATCGGTATAAAAGAATTTATTGAGATGAGTTCGAGAGGAAGCATGAGAACCGATTAGActttcgcttttgttttgtttttttttggctgtcGAATGCTGGCCGAGCAGATGTTTACCATGCAGACAATGCCAATTGGAAAGAATTATTTGCAATTCTTGAAATCAACGACATTCAGGGTTAATGACAGATTTTATacttatatacaaaaataaattctatttGTTACAGGTTTAGAATTATGTTAATTGTGTATATGATAtctaattgttatttttttttatattttttataggaaTGCTGCCCAAGGAGGAGTACGAGTACGCTTCATTCCGGTGTGCCTTTTGCAGTGCACTGAACCAGGCAAGGAAGGAGCGACCTGTGGCACCTCGCCTCTCGCTGGAGGCCCCGACACCGACTAAGCGCAACGAAAGCTCCGAGAGTGAATCATCTGATGACGAGTCAGGtagctattttattttttggggggaTAAGTAAATAACGTAAATAATATTGTGGTTTTTATTGgagaatattaaaatattatagatttCATTTTGATTTCCATTATGTATAAATAGATTTTCGACTTAAGAATCATTATAGAAACTTCTGCTTCTAACTTCTAAGCTTTTTATAGTACGGTCAATCTATTGAGATTTATTGATAATGATAtcaattttgcataatttattgaGATTTATTGATAATGACATCAATTTTTAGTACTTTATTGAGATTTATTGATAATGATAtcaattttgcataatttattgaGATTTATTGATAATGATATCAATTTTTAGTACTTTATTGAGATTTATTGATAATGATAtcaattttgcataatttattgaGATTTATTGATAATGATATCAATTTTTAGTACTTTATTGAGATTTATTGATAATGATAtcaattttgcataatttattgaGATTTATTGATAATGACATCAATTTTTAGTACTTTATTGAGATTTATTGATAATGATAtcaattttgcataatttattgaGATTTATTGATAATGACATCAATTTTTAGTACTTTATTGAGATTTATTGATAATGATAtcaattttgaaaactttattGAGATTTATTGATAATGATATCAATTTTTGGTACTTTATTGAGATTTATTGATAATGATAtcaattttgaaaactttattGGGATTTTATTAATAGAAGAAtcaattttgcataatttattggGATTTTATTAATAGAAGAAtcaattttgcataatttattgaGATTTATTGATAATGTATAATGTATATACTTATACTTTTACCTATACTTTTGCTTATACTTAT
Above is a genomic segment from Drosophila kikkawai strain 14028-0561.14 chromosome 3R, DkikHiC1v2, whole genome shotgun sequence containing:
- the LOC108084824 gene encoding endoplasmic reticulum junction formation protein lunapark-A-like isoform X2, whose translation is MLPKEEYEYASFRCAFCSALNQARKERPVAPRLSLEAPTPTKRNESSESESSDDESGFQGTTSPLCPLRRKTIKKVAEETTT
- the LOC108084824 gene encoding endoplasmic reticulum junction formation protein lunapark-B-like isoform X1; translation: MASWTLSCATETICKECFAHNGMLPKEEYEYASFRCAFCSALNQARKERPVAPRLSLEAPTPTKRNESSESESSDDESGFQGTTSPLCPLRRKTIKKVAEETTT